In the bacterium genome, one interval contains:
- a CDS encoding AMP-binding protein — MRFSVTPLPPSRVPASLLDEAETLTGALATMAAQHPAHEALIILDRRGGEQRLTIAQLWNRTQQYAAVFAANAPGSIVLVILPTGPELLGAYFGAMLAGMVPALAAGPSNRFAAPAAYARHVGRIAENAAAAAICGDDDVVALLRAATTLPAATAVLTPAAARPGTARQVPVGGNDVATVQYSSGSTGTPKGVLLTHGAMLNNIRAVRDGLVLRPADISVNWIPLYHDMGLIDAFLLPLLSGCPTVLMPTTDFMRDPSLWLWAIHRYRGTISWAPNFAYTLCARRVGDRDLEGLDLSSWRVAINAAEPVLASTIEAFTSRYQPYGFRPRAMTPAWGLAENVTIATAHPIGEPPRIEVIDRAALASRGDALPTAGEGLTSVAIGRCLPRCRVEIRDEAGRVLGERAVGRIWLRSDSLSVGYHRDPARTAEVLVGGWLDTGDRGYLAAGDLFFIAREKDLLVVGGEKYAPHDVEMAINQVPGIREGCVVVFGVLNDERGTEDLVAVAETRETGAALEPLREAVRRAVSDATGLGLRHVLLVPPGGVQKTTSGKLARAATRERYAAQMASDSAARPREVGPPDA, encoded by the coding sequence ATGCGGTTCTCCGTGACCCCGCTGCCCCCCAGCCGCGTGCCGGCCTCGCTGCTGGACGAGGCCGAGACCCTCACCGGCGCGCTGGCCACGATGGCCGCGCAGCACCCGGCGCACGAGGCGCTGATCATCCTCGACCGCCGCGGCGGCGAGCAGCGCCTGACGATCGCCCAGCTCTGGAATCGCACCCAGCAGTACGCCGCCGTCTTCGCGGCCAACGCGCCGGGCTCGATCGTCCTCGTCATCCTGCCCACCGGGCCCGAGCTGCTCGGCGCCTACTTCGGCGCCATGCTGGCCGGCATGGTGCCCGCGCTGGCGGCCGGCCCCTCGAACCGTTTCGCCGCCCCCGCCGCCTACGCTCGTCACGTCGGCCGCATCGCCGAGAATGCCGCGGCGGCGGCGATCTGCGGCGACGACGACGTCGTCGCGCTGCTGCGGGCGGCGACGACCCTGCCCGCGGCGACCGCCGTGCTGACCCCCGCAGCGGCCCGGCCCGGAACCGCGCGGCAGGTCCCGGTGGGCGGCAACGACGTCGCCACGGTCCAGTACTCCTCGGGCTCGACCGGAACGCCCAAGGGCGTCCTGCTCACCCACGGCGCGATGCTGAACAACATCCGCGCGGTGCGCGATGGGCTCGTCCTGCGGCCGGCGGACATCAGCGTCAATTGGATCCCGCTCTACCACGACATGGGCCTGATCGACGCCTTCCTCCTGCCGCTGCTGAGCGGTTGCCCGACCGTGCTCATGCCGACCACGGACTTCATGCGCGATCCCTCGCTCTGGCTGTGGGCCATCCATCGCTATCGCGGAACGATCTCCTGGGCCCCCAACTTCGCCTACACGCTCTGCGCCAGGCGGGTCGGGGACCGTGATCTGGAGGGCCTCGATCTCTCGTCCTGGCGGGTCGCGATCAACGCCGCCGAACCGGTGCTCGCGAGCACCATCGAGGCCTTCACGTCACGGTACCAACCCTACGGCTTCCGCCCGCGGGCGATGACACCGGCCTGGGGACTGGCTGAGAACGTCACCATCGCCACGGCGCATCCGATCGGAGAACCGCCGCGAATCGAGGTGATCGATCGCGCCGCGCTGGCGAGCCGCGGCGATGCCCTCCCGACGGCGGGCGAGGGGCTGACATCGGTGGCGATCGGCCGCTGCCTGCCTCGTTGCCGAGTCGAGATCCGCGACGAGGCCGGACGCGTCCTGGGGGAGCGAGCAGTGGGGCGCATCTGGTTGCGCTCCGATTCGCTCTCGGTCGGCTACCACCGCGACCCGGCGCGAACCGCGGAGGTGTTGGTCGGCGGCTGGCTCGATACCGGCGACCGCGGCTATCTCGCCGCTGGCGATCTCTTCTTCATCGCCCGCGAGAAGGACCTTCTGGTGGTCGGCGGCGAGAAGTACGCCCCGCACGACGTCGAGATGGCCATCAACCAGGTGCCCGGCATCCGCGAGGGATGCGTGGTGGTCTTCGGCGTCCTCAACGACGAGCGTGGGACGGAGGACCTGGTGGCAGTAGCGGAAACGCGCGAGACGGGAGCCGCCCTCGAACCCCTTCGCGAAGCCGTTCGCCGCGCCGTCAGCGACGCCACCGGGCTCGGGCTGCGCCATGTGCTGTTGGTGCCGCCCGGTGGCGTTCAGAAGACCACCAGCGGCAAGTTGGCGAGGGCCGCGACGCGCGAGCGCTACGCCGCGCAGATGGCTAGCGACTCGGCGGCGCGGCCGAGGGAGGTGGGGCCCCCGGATGCCTGA
- a CDS encoding acyl carrier protein, with the protein MPDLPPDLTARLIAFLRDDLGVEAPHLDVDTRLMSHGLVDSAGLMRLAAFVEDATGATIPDQDVTIAHFDTIRQILAYVAAAAR; encoded by the coding sequence ATGCCTGATCTGCCGCCCGATCTGACCGCTCGGCTGATCGCCTTCCTGCGTGACGACCTCGGCGTCGAGGCTCCGCACCTGGACGTCGATACGCGACTGATGAGCCACGGCCTCGTCGACTCCGCCGGGCTGATGCGCCTGGCGGCCTTCGTCGAGGACGCCACCGGGGCGACGATCCCGGACCAGGACGTGACGATCGCCCACTTCGACACCATCCGCCAGATCCTCGCCTACGTCGCCGCCGCGGCGCGCTGA